A single Lactuca sativa cultivar Salinas chromosome 8, Lsat_Salinas_v11, whole genome shotgun sequence DNA region contains:
- the LOC111914970 gene encoding acetylserotonin O-methyltransferase yields the protein MSAEINKEEIDSKEEEAAVKEIWKYVLGFTPMAVVKCAIELRIPDIIQKHETPMTLADLASELGCSSSFLYRIMRFLIQYKIFQEKPISDTSTGYALTPLSRLLTRHGKHSMADLVLLESTPVMLAPWHKLSSMVLGSENTPFGETHGDDLWKFTAANPSHSKLFDDGMACDARNAVRAVIDGCPEVFKGLKTVVDVGGGDGTALGLIVEGCPWIKGINFDLPHVVSVAPAWKGVEHVGGSMFDHIPKADAAYMMKVLHDWGDDECIDVLRKCREAIPQDTGKVILLEAIVGLEENHEYNDVVLMIDMVMMAHTSTGKERTLREWSYVFNEAGFTRYTIKQIRSYHSVIEVYP from the exons ATGTCTGCAGAAATCAACAAAGAAGAAATTGATtccaaagaagaagaagcagcggtAAAAGAAATATGGAAATATGTTTTGGGTTTCACTCCAATGGCTGTGGTTAAGTGTGCCATTGAGCTCAGGATCCCCGATATTATCCAAAAACATGAAACCCCGATGACACTTGCCGATCTTGCATCCGAGCTCGGGTGTTCATCATCATTCTTGTATAGAATCATGAGGTTCTTGATCCAGTATAAAATATTTCAAGAAAAGCCCATATCAGACACATCCACTGGATACGCTCTGACACCTTTGTCCCGGCTTCTAACGAGGCATGGAAAGCATAGCATGGCCGATTTGGTGCTTTTAGAGAGCACTCCGGTCATGTTAGCACCATGGCACAAGCTAAGTTCTATGGTTTTGGGCAGCGAAAACACGCCTTTTGGGGAAACACATGGTGATGATCTATGGAAATTCACAGCCGCCAATCCTAGTCATAGTAAGCTCTTTGACGATGGAATGGCTTGTGATGCTCGAAATGCGGTGAGGGCGGTGATCGACGGTTGTccggaggtgtttaaggggctgAAGACGGTGGTGGAtgttggtggtggtgatggaaCGGCTCTAGGGTTGATTGTTGAGGGTTGTCCATGGATCAAAGGGATTAATTTCGATCTGCCTCATGTTGTTTCGGTCGCTCCTGCATGGAAAGGTGTAGAACATGTTGGAGGCAGCATGTTTGATCATATTCCAAAAGCTGACGCTGCTTATATGATG AAAGTATTGCATGACTGGGGAGATGACGAATGTATTGACGTACTAAGAAAATGTCGAGAGGCTATTCCTCAAGATACAGGGAAGGTGATCCTTCTAGAAGCAATTGTTGGACTTGAAGAAAACCATGAGTATAACGATGTGGTATTGATGATTGACATGGTGATGATGGCTCATACAAGCACGGGAAAAGAACGAACTTTGAGAGAATGGTCTTACGTGTTTAATGAGGCTGGATTCACTCGTTACACTATAAAACAAATTAGATCCTATCACTCTGTTATTGAAGTTTATCCCTGA